The nucleotide sequence ATTCTTTCCTTTCTTTCCAATGACTATGGCTAATTCAACCTCATAATCTACTCTCTTAGAGATTTTTGGTTTTATAATGTAGTCTTCATTATAGATGATGGCAGAAGTTGGTTTTAAAAATATTATTGGATATTCAGGAATTTCCATATTTAGCTCTTTTGCATGGTCTATGTAGTTTAAACCAACACAGATAATTTTTGTTGGATTTATCTCTTTTATGTCCAAAGTATCACCAGTTTATTATTTATTTTTGCTGTTTTTTCTTATTTTCTAACTTAATTAGATATAAAACTAAGATTAGAGATAAGATTAACACAACTAATATAATTGCTGTGATGTGTATTATAAGCTTTACATCTTCACTATAATCAAGTGCTTCTGGATTATAGTTTTTTATGCATTTTTGATTGTCAAATAAATATAAATCATCGTTAATTACTGCTACAACATATTTCCCATCGTCAGTTATTTTTATATCATGTATATATCCTTTTGAATATCTCCATAAGACTTTTCCATGCTCATTTAATACATAAAGCCCTTTATTTCCATACAAAAATGGAAAGTCTCCAAAATTATTAACTAAGGCAATATATCTCCCGTCTGGTGTTATACATATTTTATCATAAAGTTTTGAAATTTCAATTTTCCATAATGGCTGTAGGTTTTTACCTAAGCAATATAAACATCCCATACTACAACCTATCAATATATTACTTTTGTTTGTTATTTTAAAAAATACAATCCAATCATCTCCAGTATGTATATGCGACTCCTTTATTAATCTTCCATTCGGATTTAATAAATATATAGTGTTATTATAACCACACACTCCGATAACTTCACCGTTTGGATGTATAGAAACATATCCAATAGATTCATTTGTTTGATAACTCCAAATTAGCCCTGATGTGTTGTATAGGTAGACATATCCGTCTTCATCTCCAACAACGCAGATGTTATTTTTTGCCATATCCATAGAGGTTATGTCTCCATTCGTCTCATAAATCCATGAAATCCCATTATCTCTGTCTATTAAATAAACTTTATCTTTAACTCCTACAAAAATATATTTTCCATCTTCTGAAACGAATAAATAAGGCATTCCATTTTTAATATTGTGTTTTTTAAGTATCGTCCCATTTTTATCCAAAATAAACACATACTGTTTATATATTCCTCTTCCATTACTACAATCTACAACTGCAACAATGTAGTTTCCATTTTTTGATATTTTTACATCTTCCATTCCAAAACTATCAGTTGCAGATGTTGCAATTGTCCTATTCCATAGTATTTTCCCTTTATTATCTATTAAATAAACTAAAATGTTCATTTTCTTTTGGTTGTTATCTAAATAACTATTTCCACCCACCACAATATAACTTCCATTTGATGTTGTTGATATGTGATAATCAAAAAAGTTTTCTCCAAATTTTATACTCCATTCTGGATTTATTTCAGCAAAAACAACTCCTAAAGTAGATAACATAACCAATAAAACCATAAGTCTTAAGAATTTCATAATCCCCCTTTTTGATTTTAATTGATTAAAAATAGGTCAAATTAAACAATTAGTAATATAAAAATTTATCGATTAGCAAATTTTCTGTTTTATTTCCTCTATTTTTACAAAATTATCTATTTTTAATCTCTCAAATAAAACAACCATCTCCTTAAAAGCATATAAAACTCCTCTGCTAAATTCATCATCTTCATTTAAATAATCATCAACATATTCCTCAAAAATCATAAAGCAATCTCTTAAATAATAAGCTAATGATTCATCATCAATTTCTGTTTTTGGAAATTTTGGAATTTTTTCTTCAACAGCTCCCATCAATTCTTTCTCAAAATCAATGTTAAGGTAGAGTTCTCCAACATTAAAACCAAAACTTATTGCTTCATCTCTAAAAGTATCTAAGATTATGTAATAACCAAATAAAAGCCCATTATTATATGAGTTTGGATTTTTCTTACAAATAAATTTTATTTCAAGAGCTTTCTTTATCAGCTCTTTAAAAAAGGATTTTAATATAGATTTTAGAGGACTCTCCATATTAATCCCTTAAAGTTATAAAATAACCACTTTTCCATCAACAACATCAATTTTAACTAAGGTTTTAATTTTATATCCTGTTTTTTCCTCAACTATCTTTTTTCCTTCACCTCTTTCAATAACACAGATGATGTCTTTTATTTCTGCTCCAGCTCTTTTTAATGCCTCAATTACTGCTATCATTGTTCCTCCAGTAGAGATAACATCATCTATAATAACAACCTTATCTCCTTTTTCTATTCCGTTTAAATAGAGTTGTCCTTTACTATAACCGGTTGTTTGAAATACAGGAATTTCTCCTGGTAATTTGTATTCTCTCTTTCTCATAATTACATAAGGTATATCTGTGTATAATGAAAGTGTTGTTACCAAAGGAATACCCATTGCTTCAGCGGTAACAATCTTATCAACATCTTCAAAGTTCCCTATCTTAATTATTCTCATAACCACTTCTCTCAATAATTTTGGTTCAACTACTGGAACTCCATCGCTTATTGGATGTATAAAATAATGATACTCTCCTCTTTTAACAATTGGGCATGATTTTAATGTTTCTTCTAATAACAATGTTCCACCTCCAGGTTATAATTTTACTTTATACATTGTTACAATGTTTTATAAACACCAGGGCTTGGTTCAAATATATCCCCTGATTCTTTCAACTCTGATAAATATTTTTCTAAATCCTCTTCTGGAATTCTAACCATTCCAGCAAGTTCTTCAAATGTAATTTCACCAAACTTATCAATAAGAGCTAAAATCTTATCTTTTATGACGTCAGGATTTAAAATCTCAGCGTATATCTCTTCTTCTAAACTCTCTTCTTCAAATGGTTCAGCTCTCTCCAATAAATATTTTCTTGTCTTTTTAATCTCCAAATCTCTAAGTTTTATCCATCTTTCATCTCTCTTTCTAATAATTTCAGCCATAATATATTTCTCTCCATCATAAGTTCTTGGTCTTCCAATAACATCTACTATATCTCCTTCTTCAATATACACAGGCTTCTCTTCAAAGTATCTAACATTAACTCCATCTACATAAAAGGATATGATATTTCCAACGTTTATGTCTTCAACCTTTCCTAAAATTCTAACTCTTCTAACTTTTCTTCCCTCTATGATTAAGGCGTTATCAATAACTTCATTATTTAAAAACTCTTCTGGATAGATTTTGTAAGCAACATATCTCATTATTTTCACCTGTTTCCCAAAATCTTAGATTGGACATTAATTGGGGCTGAAAGCCCCAACTTATAACCAATTATCAAAGGAAATATATTTATTAATGAACTTAGAAGCCCAAAGGGCTTCTATAAGTGCCATATTAGTTTTAAAATTTGATAATTGGTTAAATGGACGTCGGGTATCCCAATAGGGCTAAGCCCTATGGTAAGCTACAT is from Methanocaldococcus bathoardescens and encodes:
- the hpt gene encoding hypoxanthine/guanine phosphoribosyltransferase, which encodes MLLEETLKSCPIVKRGEYHYFIHPISDGVPVVEPKLLREVVMRIIKIGNFEDVDKIVTAEAMGIPLVTTLSLYTDIPYVIMRKREYKLPGEIPVFQTTGYSKGQLYLNGIEKGDKVVIIDDVISTGGTMIAVIEALKRAGAEIKDIICVIERGEGKKIVEEKTGYKIKTLVKIDVVDGKVVIL
- a CDS encoding DUF5711 family protein, translated to MKFLRLMVLLVMLSTLGVVFAEINPEWSIKFGENFFDYHISTTSNGSYIVVGGNSYLDNNQKKMNILVYLIDNKGKILWNRTIATSATDSFGMEDVKISKNGNYIVAVVDCSNGRGIYKQYVFILDKNGTILKKHNIKNGMPYLFVSEDGKYIFVGVKDKVYLIDRDNGISWIYETNGDITSMDMAKNNICVVGDEDGYVYLYNTSGLIWSYQTNESIGYVSIHPNGEVIGVCGYNNTIYLLNPNGRLIKESHIHTGDDWIVFFKITNKSNILIGCSMGCLYCLGKNLQPLWKIEISKLYDKICITPDGRYIALVNNFGDFPFLYGNKGLYVLNEHGKVLWRYSKGYIHDIKITDDGKYVVAVINDDLYLFDNQKCIKNYNPEALDYSEDVKLIIHITAIILVVLILSLILVLYLIKLENKKKQQK